A genomic window from Paramormyrops kingsleyae isolate MSU_618 chromosome 23, PKINGS_0.4, whole genome shotgun sequence includes:
- the LOC140581873 gene encoding cathepsin K-like: MIWCGGVLLLPILALANFTQGPSLLLDSEWESWKTVYEKEYNSREEEGSRRSIWEKNMRLIDAHNQEYKQGIHSYELGMNSLGDMTSEEVTAIMTGLRVPQITESNNTFLPDGDLEKLPRSIDYRKKGYVTPVRHQGSCGSCWAFSAVGALEGLMKKKTGKLVSLSPQNLVDCVTKSHGCKGGYMHSAFEYVRRRGINSERAYPYVAKDRRCAYKAWKKVMSCRGYKNVASGNERALQAAVASVGPVSAAVSASLHTFHFYRRGVYNDRRCSCNRLNHAVLVVGYGSTDRGKYWIIKNSWGKGWGMKGYMHLARNRCNACGIATHASYPI; encoded by the exons ATGATTTGGTGTGGCGGTGTTCTGCTGCTTCCCATCTTGGCGCTGGCCAACTTCACTCAGGGTCCTTCACTGCTACTGGACTCGGAATGGGAGAGCTGGAAGACCGTCTATGAGAAGGAGTACAACAGCCGG GAGGAGGAAGGAAGCCGGAGGTCCATCTGGGAGAAGAATATGCGACTGATTGATGCCCATAACCAAGAATACAAGCAGGGGATCCATTCCTATGAGCTGGGGATGAACAGCCTGGGAGACATG accagtgAGGAAGTGACCGCGATAATGACCGGGTTGAGAGTGCCACAGATCACGGAGTCCAACAACACCTTCCTCCCTGACGGTGACCTGGAGAAGCTGCCCAGGTCCATTGACTACCGCAAGAAGGGCTATGTCACCCCAGTCAGGCACCAG GGTTCCTGTGGCTCCTGCTGGGCCTTCAGTGCCGTTGGTGCCCTAGAGGGCCTGATGAAGAAGAAGACGGGGAAGCTGGTGTCACTCAGCCCACAGAACCTGGTGGACTGTGTCACCAAAAGCCATGGCTGTAAAGGAGGCTATATGCACTCTGCCTTCGAATACGTCCGCAGAAGGGGCATTAACTCTGAGAGGGCTTACCCTTATGTTGCAAAG GACCGGAGATGTGCCTACAAAGCATGGAAAAAAGTGATGTCATGCCGCGGCTACAAGAACGTGGCATCCGGGAATGAGAGAGCGCTGCAGGCCGCTGTGGCCAGTGTGGGGCCCGTGTCTGCAGCGGTCAGCGCCTCACTGCACACCTTCCATTTCTACAGAAGGG GTGTATACAATGACAGGAGGTGCAGCTGTAATCGTCTTAATCATGCAGTTCTTGTCGTGGGATACGGTTCCACTGACCGGGGAAAGTACTGGATCATCAAGAACAG CTGGGGGAAAGGCTGGGGCATGAAAGGTTACATGCATTTGGCACGTAACAGGTGTAATGCCTGTGGCATTGCCACCCATGCCAGCTACCCCATTTAA
- the LOC111860671 gene encoding cathepsin K-like, producing MIEQHNQEATHGLHSYTMELNHLADMTAGEVNALLNGLEKPDDLVQPDNCTFAPLTATGLPDTVDWRTKGLVTPVRNQGKCGSCWAFSAVGTLEGQMKLKTGKLIPLSPQNLVDCNRKNHGCNGGKMGLAFQYITENKGIDSENTYPYVGRQGSCRYTKQGRAGYCSSYKRIPKGNEMELQRAVATIGPLSVAVDAGKASFHHYKNGIYNDKHCHHSGINHAVVLVGYGSDNGQQYWLVKNSWGQQWGENGFIRLARNSNNMCGIASHGLYPIV from the exons ATGATAGAGCAGCACAACCAGGAGGCTACACATGGTCTCCACTCCTACACCATGGAACTCAACCATCTTGCCGACATG ACTGCTGGGGAGGTGAATGCTCTGCTCAATGGGCTGGAGAAGCCAGATGATCTTGTGCAGCCTGACAATTGCACTTTCGCACCGCTGACGGCCACTGGCCTGCCAGACACTGTGGACTGGCGTACAAAAGGCTTGGTGACCCCTGTCAGGAATCAG GGCAAATGCGGCTCCTGCTGGGCCTTCAGCGCTGTTGGGACCCTGGAGGGCCAAATGAAGCTGAAGACAGGAAAACTGATACCACTCAGCCCCCAGAATTTGGTGGACTGCAACAGGAAGAACCACGGCTGCAATGGTGGCAAAATGGGCTTGGCTTTTCAATACATCACTGAGAACAAGGGCATCGACTCGGAGAACACGTACCCTTATGTCGGCCGG CAAGGAAGTTGTCGCTACACAAAGCAAGGCCGAGCCGGTTACTGCAGCAGCTACAAGAGGATTCCGAAGGGTAATGAgatggagctgcagcgggctgTCGCCACCATAGGACCTTTGTCTGTCGCAGTAGATGCTGGAAAGGCTTCCTTCCATCACTACAAGAATG GAATTTACAATGACAAACACTGCCACCACAGTGGGATAAATCACGCAGTGGTACTCGTCGGGTACGGATCAGACAATGGGCAGCAGTACTGGCTGGTGAAGAACAg CTGGGGACAGCAATGGGGGGAAAACGGATTTATACGATTGGCCAGAAACAGCAATAACATGTGTGGAATTGCTAGCCATGGACTATATCCCATTGTGTGA